A DNA window from Streptomyces bacillaris contains the following coding sequences:
- a CDS encoding single-stranded DNA-binding protein, with translation MNGTMVTLVGNAATAVEFRDTATGGMARFRLAVTPRRRDRETQLWTDGPTSFYTVWAWRTLATNLAASVAIGEPLVVHGRLKVREEERDGGRRTFVDVEAVAVGHDLSRGTAAFRRVVRTEPALTSALRSGTDGASGGDSGASQTLSEGPAERVTERAAVS, from the coding sequence ATGAACGGGACGATGGTGACGCTGGTGGGGAACGCCGCCACTGCGGTGGAGTTCCGCGACACGGCGACCGGGGGGATGGCGCGATTTCGCCTCGCCGTGACCCCGCGGCGCCGGGACCGCGAGACCCAGCTCTGGACGGACGGGCCCACCAGCTTCTACACGGTCTGGGCCTGGCGGACGCTCGCCACGAATCTGGCCGCGTCCGTGGCGATCGGGGAACCCCTCGTGGTGCACGGCCGGCTGAAGGTCCGCGAGGAGGAACGGGACGGCGGGCGAAGGACGTTCGTGGATGTGGAGGCGGTCGCGGTCGGCCATGACCTGAGCCGGGGGACCGCCGCCTTCCGCCGGGTCGTCCGGACCGAACCGGCCTTGACCTCCGCCCTGCGGAGCGGAACAGACGGAGCGTCAGGAGGCGATTCCGGCGCGTCACAGACCCTGTCGGAAGGCCCTGCCGAACGCGTCACCGAAAGGGCCGCCGTGTCCTGA
- a CDS encoding YfjP family GTPase has translation MTAVTDENQGNGTAATGGPKEAEAPGKDDGHWDDGLIARRAAAVDGRGDGSGGGDSRTGGRGRSRAGSASAPAADEDDVRPQVEAYVPSGGPLPTRLDALRELVGLSRARLDRDTLTEAGRVLDEAAARQRLSSRHTVVAIAGATGSGKSTLFNALAGAQISDTGLRRPTTSQPIACSWTDGAAGLLDRLAIPGRLRRRPHPGPAASDEALQGLVLVDLPDHDSAATAHRDQVDRVLALVDAVIWVVDPEKYADAALHERYLRPLAGHAEVTFVVLNQIDRLPGEAAELVLDDLRRLLDEDGMALGEHGEPGATVMSLSALTGDGVPELRELVGRFVQDRTAATRRLSADVDAAAARLRPVYVAEGRPGLGERAREEFTDRLAEAVGAAAAGQAAEREWRRNAGRACGTPWLRLWRWYESRGLPGSLDRMGQALAPPEEELTARQRVEQAVRIVADDAADGLPAPWAQAVREAAFTGAKGLPEALDELAVKAGAGPAKGSGRSSGKKAGKASGKGSDKTSETSSGTVAGASYGGGRAGSAGRGGPATGAALGGRPAKPPRPKWWPAAVLVQASMTLIQIFGGLWLLGQIIGVLEPGLVTPALIMLAGVVGGPLVEWSCAAAIRGPARRYGQDAERRLREAAAACGRARVLDPVSAELVRYREVRERYAAVTEFSTTGR, from the coding sequence ATGACCGCCGTCACGGACGAGAACCAGGGAAACGGTACGGCGGCCACGGGCGGGCCGAAGGAGGCCGAGGCTCCCGGGAAGGACGACGGGCACTGGGACGACGGGCTCATCGCCCGCCGCGCGGCCGCGGTCGACGGGCGGGGCGACGGTTCCGGAGGGGGCGACTCCCGTACGGGGGGCCGGGGCCGTTCCCGTGCGGGCTCCGCCTCCGCTCCCGCCGCCGATGAGGACGACGTACGTCCGCAGGTCGAGGCGTACGTCCCTTCCGGCGGGCCGCTGCCGACCCGGCTGGACGCCCTGCGCGAACTCGTCGGCCTCTCCCGGGCCCGGCTCGACCGGGACACCCTCACCGAGGCGGGACGCGTCCTGGACGAGGCCGCCGCCCGGCAACGGCTCTCCTCGCGGCACACGGTCGTCGCCATCGCGGGGGCCACCGGGAGCGGGAAGTCGACCCTGTTCAACGCCCTCGCCGGGGCCCAGATCTCCGACACCGGGCTGCGCCGCCCCACCACCTCCCAGCCCATCGCCTGCAGCTGGACCGACGGGGCCGCGGGGCTGCTCGACCGCCTCGCGATCCCCGGCCGCCTCCGCCGCAGGCCGCACCCGGGGCCCGCCGCGTCCGACGAGGCGCTCCAGGGGCTCGTCCTGGTCGACCTGCCCGACCACGACTCCGCCGCGACCGCCCACCGGGACCAGGTGGACCGGGTGCTGGCGCTGGTCGACGCGGTGATCTGGGTGGTGGACCCGGAGAAGTACGCCGACGCGGCCCTGCACGAACGCTATCTGCGCCCCCTCGCCGGCCATGCCGAGGTCACCTTCGTCGTCCTCAACCAGATCGACCGGCTCCCCGGCGAGGCCGCCGAACTCGTCCTCGACGACCTGCGCCGGCTCCTGGACGAGGACGGCATGGCCCTCGGCGAACACGGCGAACCCGGCGCCACCGTCATGTCCCTCTCCGCCCTGACCGGCGACGGGGTGCCCGAACTGCGGGAGCTGGTCGGCCGGTTCGTCCAGGACCGTACGGCGGCCACCCGCCGGCTCTCCGCCGACGTGGACGCGGCGGCGGCGCGGCTGCGTCCCGTGTACGTGGCGGAGGGGCGGCCGGGGCTGGGGGAGCGGGCCCGCGAGGAGTTCACGGACCGGCTGGCCGAGGCGGTCGGTGCGGCCGCCGCCGGGCAGGCCGCCGAGCGGGAGTGGCGCCGGAACGCGGGGCGCGCCTGCGGGACGCCGTGGCTGCGGCTCTGGCGCTGGTACGAGTCCCGGGGGCTGCCGGGCAGCCTGGACCGGATGGGCCAGGCGCTCGCCCCGCCGGAGGAGGAGCTGACGGCCCGGCAGCGAGTGGAGCAGGCGGTCCGGATCGTCGCGGACGACGCCGCCGACGGGCTGCCCGCGCCCTGGGCCCAGGCGGTGCGCGAGGCGGCGTTCACCGGGGCGAAGGGGCTGCCGGAGGCGCTGGACGAGCTGGCGGTGAAGGCGGGGGCGGGGCCTGCCAAGGGCTCGGGCAGGTCGTCCGGGAAGAAGGCGGGGAAGGCTTCAGGGAAGGGCTCGGACAAGACGTCCGAGACGTCCTCCGGGACGGTCGCGGGTGCTTCCTACGGGGGCGGGCGCGCCGGTTCGGCGGGCCGCGGTGGCCCGGCGACCGGTGCGGCGCTCGGCGGGCGGCCGGCCAAGCCGCCCCGGCCGAAGTGGTGGCCCGCCGCCGTACTGGTCCAGGCGTCCATGACGCTGATCCAGATCTTCGGCGGGCTGTGGCTGCTCGGCCAGATCATCGGGGTCCTGGAGCCCGGGCTCGTCACCCCCGCCCTGATCATGCTGGCCGGAGTCGTCGGCGGGCCGCTGGTGGAGTGGTCCTGCGCGGCGGCCATCCGGGGGCCCGCCCGGCGCTACGGGCAGGACGCCGAACGGCGGCTGCGCGAGGCGGCGGCCGCGTGCGGACGGGCCAGGGTCCTGGACCCGGTCTCGGCGGAGCTGGTGCGCTACCGGGAGGTGCGCGAGCGGTACGCGGCGGTGACGGAGTTTTCCACAACCGGCCGGTAA
- a CDS encoding NB-ARC domain-containing protein, which yields MPDFTGRASEIQVIEREALVGRHGQHSVTAVVTGKPGVGKTCLAVHLAHRMGVAYEDGELYADLRGVDERPALPEEIMARFMQALGMPETEIPGDTCLRLDAYRRTVTGRSLLIVLDNAADKKQVRTLLPPGAGSLVLVTSRNRLIGLESVHRCDLEMFPTSASLDFMRKVVGEDAVDREPRDAQRVAEFCGHLPLALRIAAIRLHSTCNMRMSDLARELRDERDRLEALKADDLAVRAAFNLSYRKMGKGARNTFKSLSHVPGADFGTGICSAVSVFEVRQAAKMLRKLVDANLVEQSEVPGRFRFHDLLKVFSREKMEKGPADRVQGDRRRMLTWLQRSALKVQSTLGGVFEVELPDSGSAEIDSIETAAAWVDSEFLNAVAALGVAESYDAPERVVGLALALSGIFGRGACPQQRCRGSSSAR from the coding sequence GTGCCCGACTTCACCGGGCGTGCCTCCGAAATCCAGGTCATCGAGCGTGAGGCGCTCGTGGGCAGGCATGGCCAGCACTCCGTTACGGCGGTAGTGACGGGGAAACCCGGGGTCGGGAAGACCTGCCTGGCTGTGCACCTTGCCCATCGGATGGGGGTGGCCTACGAGGATGGGGAACTCTACGCGGATCTGCGTGGAGTCGATGAGCGACCGGCGCTGCCGGAAGAGATCATGGCTCGCTTCATGCAGGCGCTGGGGATGCCGGAGACGGAAATTCCTGGTGATACTTGCCTTCGCCTGGATGCCTACCGGCGGACAGTCACGGGCCGCTCCCTACTGATCGTCCTTGACAACGCCGCTGACAAAAAGCAGGTCCGGACGTTGCTCCCACCCGGTGCCGGGTCTCTGGTTCTGGTGACGAGTAGGAACAGGCTGATAGGCCTGGAGTCTGTTCACCGGTGCGATCTTGAGATGTTCCCCACCTCGGCATCGCTCGATTTCATGAGGAAGGTGGTCGGCGAAGATGCAGTCGACCGAGAGCCGCGCGATGCGCAGCGCGTCGCCGAGTTCTGCGGACATCTTCCTCTCGCCCTGCGTATCGCTGCGATCCGACTACATTCCACTTGCAATATGCGCATGTCGGACCTCGCTCGGGAGTTGCGTGACGAGCGTGACCGACTCGAAGCGCTGAAAGCCGATGACCTGGCGGTCCGGGCGGCTTTCAATCTCTCCTATCGAAAGATGGGCAAAGGGGCACGGAATACCTTTAAGAGCCTCTCCCATGTGCCGGGCGCCGATTTTGGAACGGGTATCTGCTCGGCCGTGTCGGTGTTCGAGGTCCGACAGGCAGCGAAGATGCTGCGGAAGCTGGTGGATGCAAATCTTGTCGAGCAGTCGGAAGTGCCGGGAAGATTCAGGTTTCACGACCTGCTGAAAGTTTTCTCGCGAGAGAAGATGGAGAAGGGCCCGGCCGACCGCGTCCAGGGGGACAGGCGGCGTATGCTCACCTGGCTTCAAAGGTCCGCGCTGAAGGTCCAGTCTACTCTGGGGGGCGTGTTCGAGGTTGAGCTTCCGGACAGTGGAAGTGCTGAGATCGACTCGATCGAGACGGCGGCAGCCTGGGTGGATTCGGAATTTCTGAACGCGGTGGCGGCCTTGGGTGTTGCTGAATCCTATGACGCCCCGGAGCGTGTGGTCGGACTCGCTCTCGCGCTGTCTGGTATTTTCGGGCGAGGCGCTTGCCCGCAGCAACGCTGCAGAGGCTCTTCATCGGCTCGGTAG
- a CDS encoding dynamin family protein, whose amino-acid sequence MDVRPQLIDALSALRDRVAAVRLPLPLPGAERARQTRVELLAQLDDYLLPRLKDPEAPLLAVIGGSTGAGKSTLVNSLVGCRVSEAGVLRPTTRTPVLVCHPDDHHWFAGVRVLPQLTRIWLPPGRPRDPDGLDDLGAGADDEADVLRIETAVSLPPGLAILDAPDIDSLVVRNRVLAAELICAADVWVMVTTASRYADAVPWHLLRTAKEYDAALVTVLDRVPHQVIAEVSRQYAALLTRAGLGDVPRFTIPELPESAGGGSGLLPTTAVAPLRAWLTHRAQDPAARQQAVGRTASGLIESLNVRMPALASAVAAQYAASVRLTGVVEDAYANEADRIRRRLQSGAVLSGDARTRWRGYPLYSAPGELLEALVDSLIALLQCAVSAADAQIRTQWSREPAAGVFRFEGAGREAGGWGPVEDIEGRIAVAVRRWRRVLEELAEEEVRQLERSVAPDPESVAALLATALLGGRRARTAGEQLAERIGAQGALRLRDKGGELLTTYLDQVLGGERDRRLAPLDALDVAPEPQAELIAALSVMQKERWQR is encoded by the coding sequence ATGGACGTACGGCCTCAGCTCATCGACGCACTTTCCGCCCTGCGCGACCGTGTCGCCGCCGTGCGTCTTCCACTCCCGCTGCCGGGGGCCGAACGCGCCCGGCAGACCAGGGTCGAACTCCTCGCGCAGCTCGACGACTACCTCCTGCCCCGGCTCAAGGACCCCGAAGCCCCGCTGCTCGCCGTGATCGGCGGGTCCACCGGGGCCGGGAAGTCCACGCTGGTCAACTCGCTCGTGGGGTGCCGGGTCAGCGAGGCCGGGGTGCTCCGGCCCACCACGCGCACGCCCGTGCTGGTCTGTCACCCCGACGACCACCACTGGTTCGCGGGCGTACGGGTGCTCCCGCAGCTCACCCGGATCTGGCTGCCGCCGGGCCGGCCCCGGGACCCCGACGGGCTCGACGACCTCGGCGCCGGTGCGGACGACGAGGCCGACGTGCTGCGGATCGAGACCGCCGTCAGCCTGCCCCCCGGGCTCGCCATCCTCGACGCCCCCGACATCGACTCCCTCGTCGTACGCAACCGGGTCCTGGCCGCCGAACTCATCTGCGCCGCCGACGTCTGGGTGATGGTCACCACCGCCTCCCGGTACGCCGACGCGGTGCCCTGGCATCTGCTGCGTACGGCCAAGGAGTACGACGCCGCCCTCGTCACCGTCCTCGACCGGGTCCCCCACCAGGTGATCGCCGAGGTCTCCCGGCAGTACGCGGCGCTCCTGACCCGCGCCGGGCTCGGGGACGTACCCCGTTTCACCATCCCCGAACTCCCCGAGTCCGCGGGCGGCGGCAGCGGACTGCTCCCCACCACCGCCGTCGCCCCGCTGCGCGCCTGGCTCACCCACCGGGCCCAGGACCCCGCCGCCCGGCAGCAGGCGGTGGGGCGTACGGCCTCCGGGCTCATCGAGTCGCTCAACGTCCGGATGCCCGCGCTGGCGTCGGCCGTCGCCGCGCAGTACGCCGCATCCGTACGGCTCACCGGTGTCGTCGAGGACGCGTACGCCAACGAGGCCGACCGGATCCGGCGCCGGCTGCAGAGCGGAGCGGTCCTCTCCGGGGACGCGCGCACCCGCTGGCGCGGCTACCCCCTCTACAGCGCCCCCGGCGAACTCCTCGAAGCCCTGGTGGACAGCCTGATCGCCCTCCTCCAGTGCGCGGTCTCCGCCGCCGACGCGCAGATCCGTACGCAGTGGAGCCGCGAGCCCGCCGCCGGGGTGTTCCGGTTCGAGGGCGCCGGGCGGGAGGCCGGGGGGTGGGGGCCCGTCGAGGACATCGAGGGCCGGATCGCCGTGGCCGTACGGCGGTGGCGGCGGGTTCTGGAGGAGCTGGCCGAGGAAGAGGTGCGGCAGCTCGAACGCAGTGTGGCGCCCGACCCCGAGAGCGTCGCCGCCCTGCTCGCCACGGCCCTGCTCGGCGGTCGGCGGGCCCGTACGGCCGGGGAGCAGCTCGCCGAACGCATCGGCGCCCAGGGCGCCCTGCGCCTCCGCGACAAGGGCGGCGAACTGCTGACGACCTATCTGGACCAGGTGCTCGGCGGCGAACGCGACCGCCGCCTCGCCCCGCTCGACGCGCTCGACGTCGCCCCCGAACCGCAGGCCGAACTGATCGCCGCACTGTCCGTCATGCAGAAGGAGAGGTGGCAGCGATGA